In Urechidicola croceus, a single window of DNA contains:
- the mraY gene encoding phospho-N-acetylmuramoyl-pentapeptide-transferase yields MLYYLFEYLEKHYQLTGAGLFQFITFRAAIAFIFSLLISTIYGKKIIDYLRKMQVGETVRDLGLQGQIEKKGTPTMGGIIIILSTLIPVLLFAKLDNIYIIILIITTIWMGIIGFVDDYIKIFKKDKEGLKGRFKILGQIGLGIIVGSMFYFNDSVTIKEELPQGVVQLAEDGSQKVFGDEHKSTKTTVPFFKNNELDYSKALSWIGDDYQKYAWLIFIPLVIFIITAVSNGANLTDGIDGLAAGSSAIIVVTLGIFAWISGNIIFADYLDVMYIPQSGEMVIYISAFAGALIGFLWYNTYPAQVFMGDTGSLTIGGIIAVLAIAVRKELLIPILAGIFLAENLSVILQVGYFKYTKKKYGEGRRIFKMSPLHHHYQKSGYHESKIVTRFWIVGILLAVLTIVTLKLR; encoded by the coding sequence ATGTTGTATTATTTATTTGAATATTTAGAAAAACATTATCAATTGACTGGAGCAGGCTTGTTTCAGTTTATTACATTCCGTGCTGCAATAGCATTCATATTTTCATTGCTTATATCAACTATTTATGGTAAAAAAATAATTGATTACTTGAGAAAAATGCAAGTTGGAGAAACTGTTCGTGATTTAGGATTACAAGGCCAAATTGAGAAAAAAGGAACTCCAACAATGGGGGGAATAATTATCATTTTATCAACTTTAATTCCAGTATTGCTGTTTGCTAAACTTGATAATATTTACATCATCATATTGATTATTACTACTATTTGGATGGGTATAATTGGTTTTGTTGATGATTATATAAAAATATTTAAAAAAGATAAAGAAGGATTAAAAGGACGTTTTAAAATCTTAGGACAAATAGGATTAGGAATTATTGTTGGAAGTATGTTTTATTTCAATGATAGCGTTACAATTAAAGAAGAATTACCTCAAGGCGTTGTGCAACTTGCCGAAGATGGCTCACAGAAAGTCTTCGGCGATGAGCACAAATCAACCAAAACAACTGTTCCGTTTTTTAAGAACAATGAATTGGATTATTCAAAGGCTTTGAGTTGGATTGGAGATGATTATCAAAAATACGCATGGTTAATTTTTATTCCATTAGTCATTTTCATTATTACAGCAGTTTCTAATGGAGCTAATCTTACAGATGGTATTGATGGATTAGCAGCAGGGTCATCAGCAATTATTGTAGTCACACTTGGAATTTTTGCTTGGATTTCTGGGAACATCATTTTTGCCGATTATTTGGATGTCATGTATATTCCTCAATCAGGTGAAATGGTAATTTATATCAGTGCTTTTGCAGGTGCTTTGATTGGTTTTTTATGGTATAATACATACCCAGCCCAAGTTTTTATGGGAGATACAGGAAGTTTAACAATTGGTGGAATAATAGCGGTTTTGGCAATAGCAGTTCGTAAAGAATTATTGATTCCAATTCTTGCAGGAATATTTTTGGCTGAAAATTTATCGGTGATTTTACAGGTTGGCTATTTTAAATACACAAAAAAGAAATATGGTGAAGGAAGACGAATTTTTAAAATGTCACCGTTGCACCATCACTATCAAAAATCTGGATATCATGAAAGTAAAATTGTCACAAGGTTTTGGATTGTAGGAATTTTATTGGCGGTATTGACAATTGTAACATTGAAATTACGATAA
- the murD gene encoding UDP-N-acetylmuramoyl-L-alanine--D-glutamate ligase, giving the protein MRLVVLGGGESGIGTAILGLKKGFQVFVSDNGTIAKKYKKVLLNTRIPFEEEGHTESEVLKADVVMKSPGIPDKVPLIQKLKQEGIKVISEIEFASHFTDATIVGITGSNGKTTTTMLTHHILKNEGFNVGMAGNIGDSFAQQVAENQYQNYVLELSSFQLDGIEKFAPHIAIITNITPDHLDRYNYKIENYIDSKFRITMNQTENDYLIYDADDKHIAEWLKSNKIKAQLLPFSIERILEKGAFIRDNNIVIKTNTEEFIMGITSLALQGKHNVKNGMASAMTAQLLKVRKQTIRESLEDFEGAEHRLESVLKINGVQYINDSKATNVNATFYALDSMTTPTVWIVGGVDKGNDYFDLMPLVREKVKAIICLGVENDKIKQTFGNVIDLIVETAGAEEAVKVAYKIAEKGDSVLLSPACASFDLFENYEDRGRQFKKAVREL; this is encoded by the coding sequence ATGAGATTAGTTGTTTTAGGAGGAGGAGAAAGTGGAATTGGTACAGCAATCTTAGGATTAAAAAAAGGTTTTCAAGTTTTTGTTTCTGATAACGGAACAATAGCAAAAAAATATAAAAAAGTTCTTTTAAATACAAGAATACCATTTGAAGAAGAAGGGCATACAGAGTCTGAAGTATTAAAGGCTGATGTTGTTATGAAAAGTCCTGGAATTCCTGATAAAGTTCCATTGATACAAAAGTTGAAACAAGAAGGAATAAAAGTAATATCTGAAATTGAATTTGCATCACACTTTACAGATGCTACAATTGTGGGGATTACTGGCTCAAACGGTAAGACAACAACAACAATGTTAACCCATCACATATTAAAAAATGAAGGGTTTAATGTTGGTATGGCAGGAAATATTGGAGATAGTTTTGCGCAACAAGTTGCGGAAAATCAATATCAAAATTATGTATTGGAATTGAGTAGTTTTCAATTAGATGGAATTGAAAAATTTGCTCCACACATTGCAATAATTACCAATATAACACCAGATCATTTGGATAGATATAATTATAAAATTGAAAATTATATCGATTCTAAATTTCGAATAACAATGAATCAAACAGAGAATGATTATTTGATTTATGATGCCGATGATAAGCATATTGCTGAATGGTTAAAAAGCAATAAGATAAAAGCGCAATTATTACCATTTTCTATTGAGAGAATATTGGAAAAAGGTGCGTTTATAAGAGATAATAATATAGTAATAAAGACAAATACAGAAGAATTTATAATGGGAATAACATCACTTGCATTACAAGGAAAACATAACGTTAAAAACGGAATGGCCTCCGCAATGACAGCTCAATTATTAAAAGTAAGAAAGCAAACAATTAGAGAAAGCTTAGAGGATTTTGAAGGTGCAGAGCATCGTTTAGAAAGTGTGTTGAAAATCAATGGAGTACAATACATTAATGATTCAAAAGCAACTAATGTAAATGCTACATTTTATGCTTTAGATAGTATGACTACCCCAACAGTTTGGATTGTTGGAGGGGTAGATAAAGGAAATGATTATTTTGATTTAATGCCTTTAGTTCGTGAAAAAGTAAAAGCAATAATTTGTTTAGGTGTTGAAAATGATAAAATAAAGCAAACATTTGGTAATGTCATTGACCTTATTGTTGAAACTGCAGGTGCAGAAGAGGCAGTTAAAGTTGCATATAAAATTGCTGAAAAAGGAGATTCGGTATTGCTATCTCCTGCTTGTGCAAGTTTTGATTTATTTGAAAATTACGAAGATAGAGGACGTCAGTTTAAAAAAGCAGTAAGAGAACTTTAA